Proteins from a genomic interval of Numenius arquata chromosome 18, bNumArq3.hap1.1, whole genome shotgun sequence:
- the CYB5D2 gene encoding neuferricin, which produces MRRDAAAAAAALLCLGAACLLGRGFDPRAWLLPPHPGRLLSAAELARYRGAEGEPGLYLAVLGRVFDVERGRKHYGPGGAYSGLAGRDATRAFATGDFTPTGLVDDVSTLSPGEMLAILSWLSFYGENYEAVGKLVGRFYDENGAPTEALRQAEAAIEEALKVRAESEQRKQQFPPCNSEWSSAKGSRFWCSRQSGGVNRDWAGVPRKLYRPGSTGSHCVCVRTTGPPWGQPASTQHGDRGDLDNPHLEEYDGCHPLAEQCVLTGA; this is translated from the exons ATGCGGCgggacgcggcggcggcggcggcggcgctgctgtGCCTGGGGGCAGCCTGCCTGCTTGGCCGCGGGTTCGATCCCCGCGCCTGGCTCCTGCCGCCGCACCCCGGCCGCCTGCTGAGCGCCGCCGAGCTGGCCCGGTACCGGGGGGCGGAGGGCGAGCCCGGCCTCTACCTCGCCGTGCTGGGCCGCGTCTTCGACGTGGAGCGCGGCCGCAAGCACTACGGCCCCGGCGGCGCCTACAGCGGCCTCGCAG GGAGAGATGCCACCAGAGCGTTTGCCACCGGTGACTTCACCCCGACGGGGCTGGTGGACGACGTCTCGACGCTGTCGCCGGGTGAGATGCTGGCCATCCTGAGCTGGCTCTCCTTCTATGGCGAAAACTACGAGGCCGTGG GGAAGCTGGTGGGCAGATTCTACGATGAAAATGGGGCACCAACAGAAGCCTTGAGGCAGGCGGAGGCTGCGATTGAGGAAGCTCTGAAGGTCAGAGCAGAAAGCgagcagaggaagcagcagttTCCACCCTGCAACTCTGAATGGAGCTCTGCTAAGGGCAGCCGGTTCTGGTGCTCCAGACAGAG TGGGGGAGTGAACAGAGACTGGGCTGGAGTCCCTCGAAAGCTGTACCGTCCTGGTTCCACGGGGAGTCACTGCGTGTGCGTGAGGACTACTGGTCCACCATGGGGCCAGCCGGCCTCCACCCAGCACGGCGACAGGGGCGACCTGGATAACCCTCACCTGGAGGAATACGACGGCTGCCACCCGCTGGCAGAGCAGTGTGTCCTTACGGGGGCGTAG